The following are from one region of the Populus trichocarpa isolate Nisqually-1 chromosome 8, P.trichocarpa_v4.1, whole genome shotgun sequence genome:
- the LOC7467523 gene encoding auxin-induced protein 22D isoform X1 — MEGGVAYENDLNLKETELRLGLPGTGCTNEKGVSGARNNKRPFPETREEGGANGKSDAQHDDQETASAPKVQIVGWPPIRSYRKNSFQPKKAEDEAAAGMVQIVGWPPIRSYRKNSLQPKKAEDEAAAGMYVKVSMDGAPYLRKIDLKVYKGYPELLKALENMFKLTIGEYSEREGYKGSEYAPTYEDKDGDWMLVGDVPWDMFLSSCKKLRIMKGSEAIGLGCGA, encoded by the exons ATGGAAGGTGGTGTTGCATATGAGAATGATCTAAACCTCAAGGAAACTGAGCTTAGACTGGGTTTGCCAGGGACGGGTTGTACCAATGAGAAAGGAGTTTCTGGTGCTAGAAACAACAAACGACCATTTCCAGAGACCAGAGAGGAGGGTGGAGCAAATGGTAAATCTGATGCTCAACATGATGACCAAGAAACTGCCTCTGCTCCGAA GGTACAAATAGTGGGCTGGCCACCAATCCGATCCTACAGGAAAAATAGCTTCCAGCCAAAGAAGGCTGAGGACGAGGCTGCAGCTGGGAT GGTACAAATAGTGGGTTGGCCACCAATCCGATCCTACAGGAAAAATAGCTTACAGCCAAAGAAGGCTGAGGACGAGGCTGCAGCTGGGATGTATGTTAAAGTAAGCATGGACGGAGCACCATACCTTAGAAAGATTGACCTTAAGGTTTACAAGGGATACCCTGAACTCTTAAAGGCTTTGGAGAACATGTTCAAGCTCACCATAG GTGAGTACTCTGAGAGGGAAGGCTACAAAGGGTCGGAATATGCACCTACTTATGAGGACAAAGATGGTGACTGGATGCTAGTTGGAGATGTTCCTTGGGA TATGTTCCTGTCTTCCTGCAAGAAACTGAGAATCATGAAAGGATCGGAAGCAATAGGCTTGGGTTGTGGTGCATGA
- the LOC7467523 gene encoding auxin-responsive protein IAA4 isoform X2 gives MEGGVAYENDLNLKETELRLGLPGTGCTNEKGVSGARNNKRPFPETREEGGANGKSDAQHDDQETASAPKVQIVGWPPIRSYRKNSLQPKKAEDEAAAGMYVKVSMDGAPYLRKIDLKVYKGYPELLKALENMFKLTIGEYSEREGYKGSEYAPTYEDKDGDWMLVGDVPWDMFLSSCKKLRIMKGSEAIGLGCGA, from the exons ATGGAAGGTGGTGTTGCATATGAGAATGATCTAAACCTCAAGGAAACTGAGCTTAGACTGGGTTTGCCAGGGACGGGTTGTACCAATGAGAAAGGAGTTTCTGGTGCTAGAAACAACAAACGACCATTTCCAGAGACCAGAGAGGAGGGTGGAGCAAATGGTAAATCTGATGCTCAACATGATGACCAAGAAACTGCCTCTGCTCCGAA GGTACAAATAGTGGGTTGGCCACCAATCCGATCCTACAGGAAAAATAGCTTACAGCCAAAGAAGGCTGAGGACGAGGCTGCAGCTGGGATGTATGTTAAAGTAAGCATGGACGGAGCACCATACCTTAGAAAGATTGACCTTAAGGTTTACAAGGGATACCCTGAACTCTTAAAGGCTTTGGAGAACATGTTCAAGCTCACCATAG GTGAGTACTCTGAGAGGGAAGGCTACAAAGGGTCGGAATATGCACCTACTTATGAGGACAAAGATGGTGACTGGATGCTAGTTGGAGATGTTCCTTGGGA TATGTTCCTGTCTTCCTGCAAGAAACTGAGAATCATGAAAGGATCGGAAGCAATAGGCTTGGGTTGTGGTGCATGA
- the LOC7467523 gene encoding auxin-responsive protein IAA4 isoform X3, which yields MEGGVAYENDLNLKETELRLGLPGTGCTNEKGVSGARNNKRPFPETREEGGANGKSDAQHDDQETASAPKVQIVGWPPIRSYRKNSFQPKKAEDEAAAGMYVKVSMDGAPYLRKIDLKVYKGYPELLKALENMFKLTIGEYSEREGYKGSEYAPTYEDKDGDWMLVGDVPWDMFLSSCKKLRIMKGSEAIGLGCGA from the exons ATGGAAGGTGGTGTTGCATATGAGAATGATCTAAACCTCAAGGAAACTGAGCTTAGACTGGGTTTGCCAGGGACGGGTTGTACCAATGAGAAAGGAGTTTCTGGTGCTAGAAACAACAAACGACCATTTCCAGAGACCAGAGAGGAGGGTGGAGCAAATGGTAAATCTGATGCTCAACATGATGACCAAGAAACTGCCTCTGCTCCGAA GGTACAAATAGTGGGCTGGCCACCAATCCGATCCTACAGGAAAAATAGCTTCCAGCCAAAGAAGGCTGAGGACGAG GCTGCAGCTGGGATGTATGTTAAAGTAAGCATGGACGGAGCACCATACCTTAGAAAGATTGACCTTAAGGTTTACAAGGGATACCCTGAACTCTTAAAGGCTTTGGAGAACATGTTCAAGCTCACCATAG GTGAGTACTCTGAGAGGGAAGGCTACAAAGGGTCGGAATATGCACCTACTTATGAGGACAAAGATGGTGACTGGATGCTAGTTGGAGATGTTCCTTGGGA TATGTTCCTGTCTTCCTGCAAGAAACTGAGAATCATGAAAGGATCGGAAGCAATAGGCTTGGGTTGTGGTGCATGA